The Gammaproteobacteria bacterium genomic interval GCTCTTCGGGGCACACGCCATATAGAGAACCGCTTGCGCTATTGCGAGCTCGCCCTCTGGACTTCCCAGTCGCTCATAGGTCTCCCACGCGTCCAATCCGATCCGAAGCGCTCTTGGGTCCGCATTCCCAATATCCTCCGAGGCAATCCGCACCACACGGCGGGCAACATACAGTGGATCGACCCCACCATCCAACATGCGCGCGAACCAATAGAGTGCCGCATCGGGTGAGGAACCGCGTACAGATTTATGCAAGGCAGATATCTGATCGTAGAATGCATCCCCCCGCTTGTCGAAGCGACGTAAGCTTCCACCCGCAACGACCTGCTCCAATACATCAACGTCAATACCCCCATCGTCAGTGAGATCCGCGGCAATCTCAAGGAGATTCAGGGCACATCGGGCATCACCATCGGCTATTAGTGCAAGTTGATCACGGACTGCACCATCCATGCTAAGACCCAATTCCCCGAGACCGCGATCTTGATCAGCGAGTGCCCTATCAATGATCTTGCGGATTTCCTGCGGCGCCAATGCCTTGAGGACATAGATTCGAACCCGAGATAA includes:
- a CDS encoding recombination factor protein RarA — its product is LSRVRIYVLKALAPQEIRKIIDRALADQDRGLGELGLSMDGAVRDQLALIADGDARCALNLLEIAADLTDDGGIDVDVLEQVVAGGSLRRFDKRGDAFYDQISALHKSVRGSSPDAALYWFARMLDGGVDPLYVARRVVRIASEDIGNADPRALRIGLDAWETYERLGSPEGELAIAQAVLYMACAPKSNAVYKAFADSMEDAKGKGSLEVPLALRNAPTKLMEALGYGKDYRYAHDEPEAYAAAESYLPEKLKGRRYYFPTDRGLEIKIGEKLERLRALDEKTLKTK